Within the Arachis duranensis cultivar V14167 chromosome 10, aradu.V14167.gnm2.J7QH, whole genome shotgun sequence genome, the region ACTAAACATTCATAATAATTGGAAACCCTAACCTTTATCAAATAAggaaataatcataaaataataatcataatagaAATGTTGGAAACCACTCTTAAGGTTATGATTAGTAGGTGCCTTCGATCTTAAAATACACAGACAGGAAATGGAGATAAGACAAAAAGGAGGTCTGGCAAATCCGGAAATCATATTATAGGGGACCAAAAATTTCATACATACTACCCAAACTCCTTACAACTAGACTAGTTTTAATGGCCTATCAAATTACTTTTGTGAtgtatgataaaaatattttttctcaaatttgtATGAAATCTACATAGCCTCATTCTTTTCGTATATTATTatgatattataataaaatacaatagtaaacaaCTATAGCAATTAATACAGAGCAATAATAGGTGAGCTTATAAAAATGGGTTAGTctctgagagagagagagagagagagagagagagagagagagagataagaTCCCCACACTATTATTATacgaatttaaaataaatcaaaaaattaatcaaatagaatacatttaatttaaacatttataaaactaaatataCTATTCTTTATAaacttttattcttaaaaataagTAACGTGTAAAACAATACTAATATAGATAATAACAAGTAAACTAGTAAAGTTATATTAATGttgttattgataaaaatacaaataattatattagacGGCAAGCAACAAATATAAGAATAACATCTAAAATGAGAAACACAAAATGCTAGAACTGGGACTTGAACCCACATTACAACGGCAAAATGACAATGATAAAGATAGATACTTCTAACAATACCTCCAGCCTCTGGGCAGGACTCATCCTCTCCAATTCTGGACTGATATTTTCTTCTCTCAATAGTGTGCTTTGACTTGGACATTGACTGCACATTTGAATCTCCATAAGCAACAAAGTTATCCTCCTCCGAATCACCATTTGGTGATAACTCGCCCTCTTCCTTCTCAGTTTTACAAGGCCCAGCAGATTCTTCATGGCTTCTAACTTTACTGCTCTGAGTTGGTACCCCATCGGCCACTGTAACTGGAGCTGTAACATCAGACCCCTGAGACAATGATAGGAAGAGAAACATATCAGAGTCAATTGAAAACAGCACTTGATTAAGAAGAAAGCAGAAATAAACTAGGTAAAACTTGAAATTTGCCACAAATTGCGAATAAGAGTATTCACACCTCTACCAAAGTAGCATTTACTTCCTGAGGTTTAGGTACGGATTCGTCAGCGTCAGTAGGTCGAGAAGGAGTAGTGACAGCGCCTTTTAATATAAACAAAACATTATTCTTTATAAGAACGGAATCCAGTtatcaaagacaaataaaaaagaactaaacaTTGAAAACACATAAACTGGAAAAACCTAAAGCATGAGAAATTAATTTCACAGCTGTAAACAGACCTGGAGTCAATTCTTCGTTGTTCCTGCTAGGAttatcttctaatttttctccTCTAACTGAAATTAATGCATTGTTTTTAGCTCCTTGTTCATCAGCAGAAAATTGTTTATTAATCCCAGAGACTTTATTGTTGCACTCTATATTTGTCTGCCCTTTATCCAGTGGGGGTTCATCTCTACAGAAATTTTCACGACCAACAGATCCATTTTCTTTATCATTAGCTGCAGCACTAGTCCGGTGAACATTCTTTACATCAGGTACTCTACCATCCGCTTCATTCTTGTCAGATTTTGGTAACCTTGAATTAATTGAAATGGAGTCTCCATGAGGACTTCCATTGCCTGCATTGCCAACATTAGGCCCTGCTTTCCTCTCTTCCACCTTTTCTGTCCCATGTGATCGGGAAGGAACACCAAGCATCGGCTCCAAAAAGGTACACCAGAGCCTCATAGTTTTATTCATCAACTCCCTACTAGAGTAAATCTCCTCACATGAATACCGAATAAGTTTATACAAGTCTTCATGAATTGCAGCATCAGGATATTCAAACTCAAGATGTGGAGTTAGAGGCTGTTTACTTCCAGCAGCAATGGACTGAAGAATATCATCCTCTTTTTGCtgcttctctttaatttctttaatctCAGTCACCAAATCTGTATATTattcaacataaaaaattagaacacATTAAAAGGATCATACTACAAAAACTAGCAATGACGTTCAATACTTATGATATAGCATGAGTTTTTGTATGGTTGTTACCAAACAAACTTAAGAACGGGATTTAAGCTCAGCTGGGGTCATATAATGTAACAATTCAACCATATGATTTAAGCTCAACTTACATTTCGTGTGCAAGTTCTTtgaatcttgttgcttgaaATAGAAGCTACGGTGATCGAGTGACTTGTAGTGGTTCTTAGCATAAATTTCAGCCCAAACTTTATTGAAATCTGCACGACACTTAGTCCACTCCTCTTGTTTCTGCTTAAGTCGAGTCAATATTACAGGCAGAGCATGAGTTGGATTTTTACGCAAAATGTCTATCACATCGAGACCATGGTCACCGTACAAACGTTCAATACACCTTAAATTTAAAGCTGCAATACATAGACTCAGACAGTCAGGTCATGATATACTCTAACAACAAATCACAATTGTTGAAACATAACAATTTAGATTGACATCGTTGAGATACAACCAGTGAATTGATCTTCAATCCGGCCCAGGTTCTCCATCTTATTCTCATTAATGCTATTAGACAACTCCTCTACACGTTTCGCAGCAGAACTCACTGACTCTAATAGCATGTCCATTTCAAATCTACATAAGAAATAACAATATCATTATCTATCATTATACCTTTGACAAAACAGTGACtccaaaatgaaaaattatCCAGAAgccaaattataattattaatgataataatcagtgcaaaaaatgaaaagaacaaacataaaaaaaaataaaacaaaaaaaaagagaagctaAAAATACCTGTCATCTTCGCATCTGAATAAGCTTTCTTCATACTGATTCCTGCGCATATGTTTGAAAGAGTAATCCTCGCTTCCTGAAGTCACAGATACCCAATGGTCATTCAATACTTGAGCTCCAAGTTCAGATCTCTGACTAGCCACAGGAATTGGATACTGCAAAATTAGACAGCACAACGGAGTTCACAAGGACATCATATGTTAGCAAACCCAGCAtgtgagaaaacaaaaataagttACATACATCTGCAGGCAGCAGCCTGTAGCTTGGAGTACAACGTTTGCAATCACTAAGATCAAGTTCTTGAATGGATTTTCCCGAGTATTTACTgtatctttctttctctttaggTCCATCCATCTCACGCTTGTGCTCTTTATCTTTGTCCTCCAACTTTGATGATCTTGATATATGACCATCGGTAGACAGGGACTCTGTCAACATGTTTGCAGCATTAAAATTGATCAATATATGGACAGAATTAATATCATTTAAATCACCAGCGTTAGATTATTTCATTGAAGAAAAGCAGCATAAGTTTGAATCCCTCGTCCCCAAGTAAGAAaaggagaaacaaaaaaaagtcaaacgAGAGGTGTTATGTGTTGCCGTACTTTTACTCATGACACCAGCAAGGAATCCATCTGCAAAAAAAAATAAGCATGACACACACTTAAGGTATGACTAAATGAATGATAACATTATCAACAAGATAAAGAAGATAGTTGGAAGAATAATTACCAATATTTTCACAACGCTCCAGGAAATCATTGAATTCATGCAATAGATCGGAGTGTTTTCCAAGTAAATCAGTTACCTgaaataagaattttgaaatGGCATAAATTAATGCAGGAACCAAAAAAGGTCCAACTAATGTGTCAAAAGCAGCATATACCATCTGTGAAAGCTTTTGGTAGTCAATAATCTGAAGCATTGATTCGTAGATTGTTTATGGGATCTTTAGACACAAATACTACCAGGTACCCTCAATCAATGAATATTTAGAAAACTACTAAAGAACTAAAAGGtgttcatactttatttatgCATATCATCAAACATACTAACATTACCAAAACAGTCGAATGTCGGCATAGATACCAAAAACTGAATTACAGGATAGGAGATTAGGAGCAAAggcaaaaagagaagaaagaaagcacaTACCAAATTTTGCAAATCGTTCCTTTTTATTATCCCATTGCTGAAAATGTGAAGGCACTTCAAGAATGCTTGGTAGTCATCAGAACTGCTCAACTTCTCCTTAACTTTCTCGCAGAAGCTGAATGCTTGACCATACATGGCTGGTAGGAAGCAAAcaattccaataaaaaaaaggttagaaaaaatatataggTCGTCAATACTATTTGTCCACTTTCAGTCTGCCTACATTACACCTTTTGGCAAACTTCTCGACTTTATAAATCTAAAAGtcagaagaaagtaagaaacacAAATCATGTTTAGAAGAATGCAATCTGTCCAAAGCTTAGCATGATGGCTTACTCTTTAACGCATCTTTGTCATCATATGAAGGAAAGTCAGAAGCCATGGCAAACCCTTCCGCCTTCTTGACAGATTTCTTTTTGTCTTGAAAGCGTTGCAAGTTCAAATCCCTGCCATTATCAAGATCTTGTTCTCTCTCATCATGATCACGGACTCTTCTATCCCTATTCTCACGTTTCCTCTGCTCCTTGTGCATGTTTATTTTGTCATCATCCAGATCAGCTCGATCAACGCTCTGATCACGATCATGAGAGCCAAGAATCCTGTCTCGTCGATAACGTTGCTGTAGAATGAAATTTGTAACCCAACAATTAATAAGCAGATTACAAATTCAGAGGGGGGAAAGATTAACACTTACTACCTTGTCTACATGCACTTGTCGCATCATGGGTGCTGTAGAACTCCGCTCATTGAATCGTTGCAATGAACTTCGACCATATGGAGCATGCTGTGCAGAAGGTGCTTGAGAAGTATCTGGTAAGAATCTAGTGAACTCATCAAGCAAATCTCTATGGTCCTTGAAAAGGGTAGCAACCtagagaacaaaaaaaataagagtataCATTTCAACAGAGAGTCCTTGCCTTATGTAGAGAGagtgagagaaagagagaacaaGAGTCAATAAAATGTGTTatgtagagagagagagagagagagagaacaagAGTCAATAAAATGTGTTAAGAAAAAGTACCTCGTTATAAACCTCACCAATGTCCTTGTGCTCTTTGCGGTACATGTTCAAAATGTCCAAGAATGATTTGTAAACATGCTCATCATTTTGGAATCGTTTCTGTGGAAAAGCTCATCAACTAGACGTTAGagccaacaaaaaaaaaaaaaaccaaaataactcacaaacTGAAAACCACATTCACCTTTATCTTGTTCACAAAACTAATCGCTTCTTCAAATTCAACTGTTTTCTTCGGAGGAGCCTCTTCCTCATCAAGTGTTATCTCATATCCCTTAGGCAAGAAAGTGTTAAATCCAAATATCAAATTGTTGTGCCCTTTGAATAGCTCCTTCACCCTTGCTATGACACCAGCAGTGTCAGtcctgaaaaggaaaaaaaaatcaggCCAATGAACCTTTAAGCATAAAACTCCAATTTCCAGAAATACCGTACAAAGCATAAAAAGGGGTTAAGAGTCTACCTCTGAGCCTTGAAATCTTTCATGACCTCAAGGAACAAGTCATATTTTTCTCTCTGATCCTGAAACATGTCTTTCACTTCCTTCAAATAAGTTAAGGCATCATTGGTTGTCAATTTCTGAGACGGGGTtgctcctccaccaccaccacctccactTCCTCCTCCAGCACCTTGGGTTTGGCCATAGCTACATACACAGAACGCAACCATGATTTTAGATACCCGCAATATTAAGTGTATGTTTGGATTAAAGTTTGTAAATGGGTGTTTGTAAATAGATTTTAATACTCTTTTTCTAATACTCTCGGTATTCTTTAGTAATCTAATAGAATTAATAGAATTATAAtacaaagcaaaaaaaaatattccatacaaaatagaaataacaatagcggtaaaaaaaactcatataaacaaaaggtaataaaaactctaaaaaaataataatgtttcaTGAAAGCGCATTAGAAAAAAACAATTATTAAGAAAAGCAACAAAATTCGTCATATAAACAATGAAGGACAAAATTGGTagataagaaataaatttcaatctaACGGAGAAAATGGACGCAAAAGTAGAATTTTTAGCTTTAAGTAAACGTGGGTTAGAGGGTAGAATCACATTTGCGTTTAGAGGAAGAAAAAAGATAGCCAAACGAACAAGTGAAGCTTTTAAGAAAGTAAATGTGTGTCAGATGCTCCAAACGCTAAGCCAAACACACTCTAAATATTATACAAAGCTAATCTCTACATGATAACAAATGTTTCACTGATTTCGTACTACCCGAACTTTAGAACATCATCAGTCCAAAAGATTAATGTCTACACATATACAAGCAAACAGCGCCTCTATTCTATCGTTCTTCTAAGGTAATCATTAGGTGAATTAGACATATACTCATGTTACTTGCTTGCTAAGATTCATagtttcatataaaaaaacGTTAACAAACCACAACCTCTTGGTCCTATCTACACACACCCCTTCCTTTTAACCATTGATCCCACCATAAAACCCATTCAACggtcaatttaatttaaattaaagcaaaccctaaaaaaatccaACGCGAAAGGGGAAAAGCACACACATGCACAACTGAATTATTCATAATGGAAGCAAGAGACACACACAGGCTCAATTCTTTAAGCAATGaagcaagaaaaattaaaataaagaaataaagaaaaataaagagttaACAAGAAGTTATTCATGACacagtaaaacaaaaaaatattgccagatagagaaaaaaaaataatatcaactaGAAAAATAGGGTTAAGAACTTACGAATCACCACGTGAGGAAGCAAAGGGCCGTTTGAATTGAGAGCCAGAGAAAGCATCATCCCTTGTCCTCTTCATCTCTgcaacaacttaaaaaaaattcaaaccattAAAACGCAATCCGATCATAAATAACAAGATGAACATAGACATTCATTGAAAgcatgagaagaagaagagaaaagaaagtgaaaaggaaaagggaatgTTACTTTGTCGATTTTCACGGGAAAATTGAAGTTTTGCTGGAAAAACACAAGTCGAGCAGAAGAGATCTCTGAAGCGAAAAACAACTGTGACCGGTTTGATCCGAGGCAGCAACagcaagaacaagaagaacaataagtgaaaaaaaaaaaagagagcagAAAAAAGGggtaagaaaaaaaaggaaaataggtTAATTTTATGTGTGCCTCTCTCTCCCGCGCTTCTACGTTAGAGGAACAATTAAGAAAAAGGAACagtgaaaagaagagaaagaatgaATTTGGGGGTGAATgagggaagagaagaagaagaagccgtGGAGCGTTCAatagaagaagggaagagagaGTTTGGAACTCAAAAATTTTCGAgtttttgagagagagagagatgggaTCCTATTCAATGCTCCTCGAAACTTTAGAATATTAAAACTCCTTTTAAAGAGTTAGAAAATAGTTaacatttacttttttttttttggacagggTTAAcatttacatttattttatggtcttcttatttaaaatttgtttggactaaattattattttaatttgggCCATTTTAAGCCCATTGTATTTTTGGAATAATATTATTCATATTAAACTATTATaacatttttgaattaaaaaaaaaagattattatAACATTATTATAAAAGGTTTAAAAAACTGAAAAGTCAAACATAATTTTTgggattaattttaaaagactaaaatatttttaagattaaagttatttaatttaaattagaaatttaatttatttttaaaaagagtaAAACTCATTTCagtttaattataaaaagacaaaaatataccATTTAGGATTAGagttgtttaattattttagaaactaaaaaattatatttcaattttaaaagataaaattatctcttttaaagattaatttaaaaattctaaaatatttatttaaatattaataaaaagacaaaaatatctttttggtgttaattttgtttaaatgcagaaaaaaaactagaaatttaaataataaaaattattttagaattaaatttgtttaaatgaatcaaaaaacataattttaaattttaatttatcaaatactcttaaagaaataataagagaatgtgaatttgaatttaattaatagaatcaaatatattatttagtattaaCTTTAAATATTAAGATGTTCTTTTAGAATTAGAATACTTAAATGagttgaaaaagtaaaattttgaattttaatttaaaacactaaaatagagacaaaaataaaagagcaaaacaattaaaatagaaacaaaaattaaagaacagcTTAAAAATATATCCAGAATaaaagaacagaacaatcaaaatAGGGAATAAAAATTCCAAAACATCCTAAAAACATtctatttgaaataaaaatttaagaacagGAACAAGAAcatatccaaaataaaataacagaTTAAAATAGACTAAACAGAACAACCAAAAGAGAAATACATGGCTCAGGAAAGTAGAAGCAGAACGCCAGTAGAGAAGCACAATAACATTTATGCAACAGTATCACCAATGATACAGCTAGAAaactagaaaagaaaataaatgctACAAGAAGCATGAACAGCACAAACTTAACCATCTAAGGTTTTGTCAGAGAACGTGTATGATATTACCCAGCATAAAGTAGTGATTTGGAAACCGAAATTTTTCAATATCGTTCTTTGAAAGACATACATCACAGTTgtgcaattaaaaataattaaatatcaatgATACCGGGGATATAGTTAATCCGTCTTCCTTTACATATTTTCTGGGTTCATTTGAATAACATAAACCAAGCTCATAGATCACACACTTGCTAGacacaataaatttaaaatttaggggAAGCAATCACCTGGGGGCCAAAGATATAAACTGCAGTCCCAAGAATTGCAACTCCCTCTGTAACAAATGAAAAGAACAATGACTCTTTACACATTCTTCAAAGGcaagaaataattaaaacacaAGTGCCAGGAATGAATTTCAACACTAATTAGCCTCCTAGGCCCTAGCATTCACCACTCACACCACATGGAAGAAATAGGCGGCGAGTAACCACGGTGAAGAGAAGATAGCGACGACGCGGCTATGGTTGCGGCCTGCGGGACACTAAGCCAGCGAGACGAAGTGGCTCCGACACGGCGACGCGACTATGGAAACGATGAAGGAGACTTGGTCTGACGGAGATGATGAAGGAGATGNNNNNNNNNNNNNNNNNNNNNNNNNNNNNNNNNNNNNNNNNNNNNNNNNNNNNNNNNNNNNNNNNNNNNNNNNNNNNNNNNNNNNNNNNNNNNNNNNNNNNNNNNNNNNNNNNNNNNNNNNNNNNNNNNNNNNNNNNNNNNNNNNNNNNNNNNNNNNNNNNNNNNNNNNNNNNNNNNNNNNNNNNNNNNNNNNNNNNNNNNNNNttttaaaataaaaatataaaaatattgatttattaaataattaaagaaatttgATCGACTATCTATTCAACAAATTATTAGGAAGTATTGTAACATTTACCCAAAGATAGAGAGGGAAGGAGAAGGGGGCAAAGCAacaaaaaagaaggaaagaggTTCCAAAAAGTGGTTTTTGAGGAAGCTAGGTACGAAACGAGAACAGAGCATAGGTTTATGGTTGTTTTGGATTAGTTCGGTTTCGTTTATTACCTTTTTTTTGGTTCAATATTCTGCATATGTATTCTCTTTTGTCTATGGATCTGTGGATTATGTAAGCccatggtttttttttttaatctaaaataaaaaggagAAGATTTCTCAACATCTTTTTAGATTTTCcttctttttactattataatttttttaatcttttttttagttagaccgacaaaaagattttttacatttatttaataACTAGTaagatctatttttttataaaaaatattaaatatacccTTATAtatgatttcttttattttattatatgtgtAATACAATTGAATTTTGATAGTAATTAGTGGCTAAGAGATGAGAGTTGAATCTTAGTCCCTTTTTAATTGATAACGCTTTCTACCTTTAATAAATGTTTCAAGagagttttcttctttttgtctcgtaactAGTCAGgagacattttctttttatctcgtAACTAATCAGGAGATATTTTGCAATTTTGTCTCCTAGGCAACAGAATCAGAAATGGagtgaaagagagagagaatcacaCCAACAAGTATCCTgattcagctgctaagtgcaatgcagcctacatccagtctccatcagaataatgatggaatttcactataatcatacAGATTACAAAAACCAATTCTCCCAAGGAACTACCATTCCTATCCAAGACAAGTTCAGAATCTATTCCCAATCctaaacttgacttggtcacgtaccaagctttcaactgctaagtgctaacccaacttgtaaggggattcccacagaattaTGATACACAACATAGATGTATAAAGGACCTCTAAGACACCTAtagctttttctttaattttgtacaCTCTGCCTTATTTCACTCACTgcctttttcttacaaacctcactgtttgcctttttcaccatgagactcagacaaaaaaaactaaagaaaataaaaataaaacacattaaaagagaagaacttctgttagcttaggtagctaCGAGAACTCTATGCTGTCTCTCCTTGTCTCAAGCCTTGGCCGTTCACTCttattatagaaggggaagcttCCAAGGTTGAAACGGTTCAACCGAGCcaacttcttcttgttcaaCACCAATACTGGTTCAGacagagagaggagagagggaATCGAAAgcaaaaaccaacatgcaattacctctctCTCATCCCTTCTCATCAAGTTTCATCAATTTAAGCCTTCCATCTTAACTTGGTCCCTAAGAAGGATTTCTGACCCTTGATGAACACTTGATCCTTGACAGCTCCATCTGCTCCACTTCTGCTTCCTCCTCCACGTAGCTACAGTGGCTATCTTATGTAATgaatgaacaaaaaatataaacgAGTCATACCACAGAGATCTTCTTTTCTGACCGAATTGGATTGCTACCATTTTTAGGTATGGAGATCTTGAGGCTTCTTCACCACATCTTGCCATTAGTGATAAAGATCTCAGCCACGCCATACCTTGGATCTTCTTTTTACTAAGGCCATCATCACCTTAGCCTCTTATTTGTCCATagcttttctatgatttttctgATAACTTGCTTCAGTCCTCTTTTTCTGCTAGACATGAccgaaagagagaggagagagaagagagaaaagctTTCAATGTAATTGatgaatgaaattaaaatgaGTTAATTTTCCACTCCCTATGCATAGTAACATGTAACTCATTAAAagcaatcaaatcaatttcaaCTTTCTCTTTCTTGTTACCAATGCAATTAAATCTATTTAATTAGATTTGAATTCCATTCAAAGAAGGGAGTGGGTAACCGAGGAAAGCATGCgttaatgctttctttcttcttccaatTTTCGGACCAAGCCTTTGTTAGTCTTGTAACAAGGATTAATTGGGCTTGCTCAATAAATTCTGGCCCAACTAGCATAATAATTCAACCACACATTATCTAGCATTTTTGCACAAAGCTGAATATTATCATCACATTGGGCTTTGTTTAATTTTCGGCCCAGTCACACAATCTGCACATAACAAAATTGTTAATCAACCAAATTATCATTACAGTACAATTAAGTTAacaattttgtattttaatccCTTTTTAATTAATGTTTGATTATCATAATAATTTGGAGTTTTTCAGACTCAACAATCTCCctcttgatgacaaacattattaaaaattgaattgaaaaaggGTAAGGATTAAGAGTACTCCCTTGATGATTTTGGATCCTCCCCTTTTTCATTTGTCACATAGCTCCCCCTTAATATGTGCCATTTTATTAGAGGAAGCATTATCTATAACATTCTTAAAACCAAGCTTAAAGCCACAATGTATTCAACATATGGAATATTAACAAATGTTGAACAGCTTGATTTTTGAGCAGATGTATAATGATAATCAAAACTTAACTTGTTATCGTCTAAATAATTTTCTGCTCACAATAAATAGACATAAACATAAAGTATGTCTGAGTACAGAGTACGTTACAACCAAGACTCAGCATGTTCAAAACAAATAATTCCTATTAAAATATTTGGTGTCAAAACATTTAATCAAACAAAATTATTCAGCAACATAAAGTTCATTCATCATATCAGATTAgaaatttgcaaaaaaaaaaataatatcagaacataaaccataaaaatcaGAAAAGATTAGAGCACAAGAGTGATCATTCATATTTCAGCcctgtttcttttttctttttctttttaattcctCCCTCTTTTGTCATCAATGGGGTCCTgcaaaacaaatgaaaataatatgcCAAAGTGCAAAATATTTGTTTAACCAAAATAAAAGGATACAGAGTATCCAAGTACAGtcaatcaacaacaaaaaaaagtacTCAAAAGAGCAGTAAACTGGAAATTGTTTAAACATGAATGGGTAGCAGTGAGCCTAACAATTAGGCATCAGACAGATTCACATCAGAGTCAGAAAATTCATTGTCTTTGTTGGAGGGAGCCAGATCCTTTTCAAAGCTTTGGAGAAGCAGATTGATCCTTTCATTATATTTGTTCCAAGCTTTTTCATTTTGGTAAGCCTGCTTACGAGCTTC harbors:
- the LOC107471066 gene encoding paired amphipathic helix protein Sin3-like 2 isoform X5, producing the protein MKRTRDDAFSGSQFKRPFASSRGDSYGQTQGAGGGSGGGGGGGATPSQKLTTNDALTYLKEVKDMFQDQREKYDLFLEVMKDFKAQRTDTAGVIARVKELFKGHNNLIFGFNTFLPKGYEITLDEEEAPPKKTVEFEEAISFVNKIKKRFQNDEHVYKSFLDILNMYRKEHKDIGEVYNEVATLFKDHRDLLDEFTRFLPDTSQAPSAQHAPYGRSSLQRFNERSSTAPMMRQVHVDKQRYRRDRILGSHDRDQSVDRADLDDDKINMHKEQRKRENRDRRVRDHDEREQDLDNGRDLNLQRFQDKKKSVKKAEGFAMASDFPSYDDKDALKTMYGQAFSFCEKVKEKLSSSDDYQAFLKCLHIFSNGIIKRNDLQNLVTDLLGKHSDLLHEFNDFLERCENIDGFLAGVMSKKSLSTDGHISRSSKLEDKDKEHKREMDGPKEKERYSKYSGKSIQELDLSDCKRCTPSYRLLPADYPIPVASQRSELGAQVLNDHWVSVTSGSEDYSFKHMRRNQYEESLFRCEDDRFEMDMLLESVSSAAKRVEELSNSINENKMENLGRIEDQFTALNLRCIERLYGDHGLDVIDILRKNPTHALPVILTRLKQKQEEWTKCRADFNKVWAEIYAKNHYKSLDHRSFYFKQQDSKNLHTKYLVTEIKEIKEKQQKEDDILQSIAAGSKQPLTPHLEFEYPDAAIHEDLYKLIRYSCEEIYSSRELMNKTMRLWCTFLEPMLGVPSRSHGTEKVEERKAGPNVGNAGNGSPHGDSISINSRLPKSDKNEADGRVPDVKNVHRTSAAANDKENGSVGRENFCRDEPPLDKGQTNIECNNKVSGINKQFSADEQGAKNNALISVRGEKLEDNPSRNNEELTPEGAVTTPSRPTDADESVPKPQEVNATLVEGSDVTAPVTVADGVPTQSSKVRSHEESAGPCKTEKEEGELSPNGDSEEDNFVAYGDSNVQSMSKSKHTIERRKYQSRIGEDESCPEAGDADDEDSENVSEAGEDVSGSESAGDECFREDHEDEEDIEHDDVDGKAESEGEAEGTCDAQSAGGDGSSQPHSERFLSSVKPLTKHVSAVSYVEDMKDSRVFYGNDDFYALFRLHQLLYERILSAKTNATNSEMKWKAKDASSPDPYLKFMDALYSLLDGSFENAKFEDECKLVRHLQNVATDDMANKLLQLYEYEKSRKPGKLNDSVYHANAHVILNEDNIYRLQCSSPPSRLSIQLMDNMNEKPEMFAVSIDPNFSFYLHNDFLSVLPSKKEPHGILLQRNKRKFGDIDELSGITSAMEGVKLINGLECKIACSSSKISYVLDTQDFFFRPKRRRQASPETRSCRHRRDREERYRRLMATVSQ
- the LOC107471066 gene encoding paired amphipathic helix protein Sin3-like 2 isoform X3 encodes the protein MKRTRDDAFSGSQFKRPFASSRGDSYGQTQGAGGGSGGGGGGGATPSQKLTTNDALTYLKEVKDMFQDQREKYDLFLEVMKDFKAQRTDTAGVIARVKELFKGHNNLIFGFNTFLPKGYEITLDEEEAPPKKTVEFEEAISFVNKIKKRFQNDEHVYKSFLDILNMYRKEHKDIGEVYNEVATLFKDHRDLLDEFTRFLPDTSQAPSAQHAPYGRSSLQRFNERSSTAPMMRQVHVDKQRYRRDRILGSHDRDQSVDRADLDDDKINMHKEQRKRENRDRRVRDHDEREQDLDNGRDLNLQRFQDKKKSVKKAEGFAMASDFPSYDDKDALKTMYGQAFSFCEKVKEKLSSSDDYQAFLKCLHIFSNGIIKRNDLQNLVTDLLGKHSDLLHEFNDFLERCENIDGFLAGVMSKKSLSTDGHISRSSKLEDKDKEHKREMDGPKEKERYSKYSGKSIQELDLSDCKRCTPSYRLLPADYPIPVASQRSELGAQVLNDHWVSVTSGSEDYSFKHMRRNQYEESLFRCEDDRFEMDMLLESVSSAAKRVEELSNSINENKMENLGRIEDQFTALNLRCIERLYGDHGLDVIDILRKNPTHALPVILTRLKQKQEEWTKCRADFNKVWAEIYAKNHYKSLDHRSFYFKQQDSKNLHTKYLVTEIKEIKEKQQKEDDILQSIAAGSKQPLTPHLEFEYPDAAIHEDLYKLIRYSCEEIYSSRELMNKTMRLWCTFLEPMLGVPSRSHGTEKVEERKAGPNVGNAGNGSPHGDSISINSRLPKSDKNEADGRVPDVKNVHRTSAAANDKENGSVGRENFCRDEPPLDKGQTNIECNNKVSGINKQFSADEQGAKNNALISVRGEKLEDNPSRNNEELTPEGAVTTPSRPTDADESVPKPQEVNATLVEGSDVTAPVTVADGVPTQSSKVRSHEESAGPCKTEKEEGELSPNGDSEEDNFVAYGDSNVQSMSKSKHTIERRKYQSRIGEDESCPEAGGDNDADADDEDSENVSEAGEDVSGSESAGDECFREDHEDEEDIEHDDVDGKAESEGEAEGTCDAQSAGGDGSSQPHSERFLSSVKPLTKHVSAVSYVEDMKDSRVFYGNDDFYALFRLHQLLYERILSAKTNATNSEMKWKAKDASSPDPYLKFMDALYSLLDGSFENAKFEDECKLVRHLQNVATDDMANKLLQLYEYEKSRKPGKLNDSVYHANAHVILNEDNIYRLQCSSPPSRLSIQLMDNMNEKPEMFAVSIDPNFSFYLHNDFLSVLPSKKEPHGILLQRNKRKFGDIDELSGITSAMEGVKLINGLECKIACSSSKISYVLDTQDFFFRPKRRRQASPETRSCRHRRDREERYRRLMATVSQ